From Cellulomonas chengniuliangii, the proteins below share one genomic window:
- a CDS encoding YlbL family protein: MHDEPTTAPDSPADPPAPSTRSITLSVSMLASAVLLAVLALLPAPYAVSSPGPTRDTLGEHAGEPLITIEGAETYDATGQLLLTTVSTTGRPGYPSNLVSVVAGWFKGSTAVRPVELVFPPDVSQDEFDQSNEAAMVSSQENATVAALEELGYEVPATMTIAGTTEGSGAEGIVQEDDVLVSMDGQPLTTYSQLVDRLFQTAPGSTVRLGVLRDGQPVDLDVVTAEREGGGSQLGVYIDPQFDLPVDVSIKIEDIGGSSAGTMFALGIIDRLTPEDEANGAIIAGTGTIDSVGRVGAIGGIQQKLAGARRDGAEWFLAPAANCDEVTGHVPDGLRVVKVETLHEAREAVVAIGAGQADDLPSCTS, from the coding sequence GTGCATGACGAGCCCACCACGGCCCCGGACTCTCCCGCCGACCCGCCCGCGCCCAGCACGCGATCGATCACCCTCTCGGTGTCGATGCTGGCCTCGGCCGTCCTGCTGGCGGTGCTCGCCCTGCTGCCCGCCCCGTACGCGGTGAGCTCGCCCGGTCCCACGCGGGACACCCTGGGCGAGCACGCGGGGGAGCCGCTCATCACCATTGAGGGCGCGGAGACCTACGACGCGACCGGCCAGCTGCTGCTGACCACCGTGTCTACCACCGGTCGGCCCGGCTACCCGTCGAACCTGGTGAGCGTGGTGGCCGGATGGTTCAAGGGCTCCACCGCCGTGCGGCCCGTGGAGCTGGTGTTCCCGCCCGACGTCTCCCAGGACGAGTTCGACCAGAGCAACGAGGCGGCGATGGTGTCCTCCCAGGAGAACGCCACCGTGGCCGCCCTCGAGGAGCTCGGCTACGAGGTGCCGGCGACCATGACGATCGCTGGCACCACCGAGGGCAGCGGCGCCGAGGGCATCGTCCAGGAGGACGACGTGCTGGTGTCGATGGACGGCCAGCCGCTCACGACCTACTCCCAGCTGGTCGACCGGCTCTTCCAGACGGCGCCGGGCTCCACGGTGCGGCTCGGCGTGCTGCGCGACGGCCAGCCCGTCGACCTGGACGTCGTCACGGCGGAGCGCGAGGGCGGCGGCAGCCAGCTCGGCGTGTACATCGACCCGCAGTTCGACCTGCCGGTGGACGTGTCCATCAAGATCGAGGACATCGGCGGATCGAGCGCCGGCACGATGTTCGCGCTGGGGATCATCGACCGGCTCACGCCCGAGGACGAGGCGAACGGCGCGATCATCGCCGGCACCGGCACCATCGACTCGGTGGGCCGCGTCGGCGCCATCGGCGGCATCCAGCAGAAGCTGGCCGGCGCCCGCCGCGACGGCGCCGAGTGGTTCCTCGCGCCGGCCGCGAACTGCGACGAGGTGACCGGCCACGTGCCCGACGGCCTGCGCGTGGTGAAGGTCGAGACCCTGCACGAGGCGCGTGAGGCCGTCGTCGCGATCGGCGCCGGGCAGGCCGACGACCTGCCGTCCTGCACCTCCTGA
- a CDS encoding NAD-dependent epimerase/dehydratase family protein has product MQAQVRSGRSLREDARRTPRELVVVGRGPVPTGVAAALSARAGGVVRMLDRAPEDDPGAAFAGADAVVLVAHTGDLAATLAEPPAGRRAAAVADAERVLAGARAARTPHVVVVTSAMVLGAAPEQAPLGDEAPLADAAALGDGVAGDLLAVEHAVARGARRRGGPLLTVLRPAPVVGPAVDTMVTRHFEAPRLLTVRGVEREWQFVHVDDLGAAVALVLEQRLGGRLTVGSPDLLSAREVEEAADMRRVELAAVTAFGAAERLHRVGALPAPAAELAFTVYPWTVTSAGLLAAGWEPQWSGPECLDVLLEGVQGRTALAGRRLGARDAAAVGAAGAAVAMIGTAAVWRRARARRRP; this is encoded by the coding sequence GTGCAGGCACAGGTTCGCTCAGGGCGCAGCCTCCGCGAGGACGCGCGCAGAACCCCCCGCGAGCTCGTGGTGGTGGGCCGCGGCCCGGTGCCCACAGGCGTGGCCGCGGCGCTCTCGGCCCGGGCCGGCGGGGTGGTCAGGATGCTCGACCGGGCGCCCGAGGACGACCCCGGCGCCGCCTTCGCGGGAGCCGACGCGGTGGTGCTGGTGGCGCACACCGGGGACCTCGCCGCGACGTTGGCCGAGCCGCCGGCCGGACGGCGCGCCGCCGCGGTGGCCGACGCCGAGCGGGTGCTGGCCGGCGCCCGTGCCGCGCGGACGCCGCACGTCGTGGTGGTGACGTCCGCGATGGTGCTGGGCGCCGCGCCCGAGCAGGCGCCGCTGGGGGACGAGGCCCCGCTGGCCGACGCGGCGGCGCTCGGCGACGGGGTGGCCGGCGACCTGCTGGCCGTCGAGCACGCGGTGGCCCGGGGAGCCCGTCGACGTGGCGGCCCGCTGCTCACGGTGCTGCGGCCGGCGCCGGTGGTGGGCCCGGCCGTCGACACGATGGTGACCCGCCACTTCGAGGCGCCGCGGCTGCTGACCGTGCGGGGCGTCGAGCGTGAGTGGCAGTTCGTGCACGTCGACGACCTGGGCGCCGCGGTGGCGCTGGTGCTCGAGCAGCGGCTGGGCGGGCGGCTCACCGTGGGGAGCCCGGACCTGCTGTCGGCGCGCGAGGTCGAGGAGGCCGCTGACATGCGCCGCGTCGAGCTCGCGGCGGTCACCGCGTTCGGCGCCGCGGAGCGCCTGCACCGGGTGGGCGCGCTGCCCGCCCCCGCCGCCGAGCTCGCCTTCACTGTCTACCCGTGGACCGTGACGAGCGCGGGGCTGCTCGCCGCCGGGTGGGAGCCGCAGTGGTCCGGGCCGGAGTGCCTGGACGTGCTGCTCGAGGGGGTGCAGGGCCGCACGGCGTTGGCCGGCCGCCGGCTCGGGGCGCGCGACGCGGCGGCGGTCGGCGCCGCCGGGGCCGCGGTCGCCATGATCGGCACGGCGGCCGTCTGGCGCCGTGCCCGCGCCCGACGGCGCCCGTGA
- a CDS encoding zinc-dependent metalloprotease, translated as MSSDRPADPFPEGDGAPEWEQLLRQMFGADSDEAMRQLRAQGMDPAALAAASGLPNDPQLLGQVLAQVQRMLAASSEGAVNWDLAHDVARQAAVAEGDPSVTSQQARQITEALSVAELWLDAATDLPPGGGPARALSRSEWVELTLPAWRNLTEPIASSLTEALAEALADSLPEDMSSDLEPGAPRAVGPLGDVSGPRQIVRQLGSAVFGMQVGQAAGTLSREVFGLTDIGVPLVQEPSTALAPANVDAFAEGLDVPIEEVRLFLALREAAHARLFTHVSWLRGHLLSAVDAYARGISIDVESLDEAVRSIDPTDPGALQSAISGGVFAPQTTPQQQAALSRLETALALVEGWVDEVTAMAALPHLPHAMALREMIRRRRAAGGPAEQTFATLVGLELRPRRSRDAATLWARITADGGPEARDAVWDHPDLLPTTEDLDDPQGYARRTAEHRDEHADVDRALAEIFGEEAARESSDAADAAAQDEAPGPGRPGPDDEQEAGPEEPTAR; from the coding sequence ATGAGCAGCGACCGCCCCGCCGATCCCTTCCCCGAAGGTGACGGCGCGCCCGAATGGGAACAGCTCCTGCGCCAGATGTTCGGCGCCGACTCGGACGAGGCGATGCGCCAGCTGCGCGCCCAGGGCATGGACCCCGCAGCCCTGGCCGCCGCCTCCGGACTGCCGAACGACCCGCAGCTGCTGGGCCAGGTCCTCGCCCAGGTGCAGCGGATGCTCGCCGCCTCGAGTGAGGGCGCCGTCAACTGGGACCTCGCGCACGATGTCGCCCGGCAGGCCGCGGTCGCCGAGGGCGACCCGTCCGTCACATCGCAGCAGGCCCGTCAGATCACCGAGGCCCTGTCGGTGGCCGAGCTGTGGCTCGACGCCGCGACCGACCTCCCGCCCGGCGGCGGGCCGGCACGCGCGCTCAGCCGCTCCGAGTGGGTCGAGCTGACCCTGCCGGCGTGGCGCAACCTCACCGAGCCGATCGCGTCGTCCCTGACCGAGGCGCTCGCCGAGGCCCTGGCCGACAGCCTCCCGGAGGACATGTCGAGCGACCTGGAGCCGGGCGCGCCGCGTGCCGTCGGGCCGCTGGGCGACGTCTCTGGGCCTCGCCAGATCGTCCGGCAGCTGGGGTCGGCGGTCTTCGGGATGCAGGTCGGGCAGGCTGCCGGCACGCTCTCGCGGGAGGTCTTCGGGCTGACCGACATCGGGGTCCCGCTCGTCCAGGAGCCGTCGACCGCACTGGCCCCGGCCAACGTTGACGCCTTCGCCGAGGGCCTCGACGTGCCGATCGAGGAGGTCCGGCTCTTCCTCGCGCTCCGTGAGGCCGCCCACGCGCGGCTGTTCACGCACGTGTCGTGGCTGCGCGGCCACCTGCTGAGCGCGGTCGACGCGTACGCGCGCGGCATCAGCATCGACGTCGAGAGCCTCGACGAGGCGGTGCGCTCGATCGATCCCACCGATCCCGGGGCGCTGCAGTCTGCGATCTCCGGCGGTGTGTTCGCCCCGCAGACCACCCCGCAGCAGCAGGCAGCCCTGTCCCGGCTCGAGACGGCGCTCGCCCTCGTCGAGGGCTGGGTCGACGAGGTCACCGCCATGGCGGCCCTGCCCCACCTACCGCACGCCATGGCCCTGCGCGAGATGATCCGCCGCCGCCGCGCTGCTGGCGGCCCCGCCGAGCAGACGTTCGCGACGCTGGTCGGGCTCGAGCTGCGTCCGCGTCGCTCGCGCGACGCCGCGACGCTGTGGGCCCGGATCACCGCCGACGGCGGGCCCGAGGCCCGTGACGCCGTGTGGGACCACCCGGACCTGCTGCCGACCACCGAGGACCTGGACGACCCGCAGGGCTACGCCCGGCGCACGGCCGAGCACCGGGACGAGCACGCCGATGTGGACCGCGCCCTGGCCGAGATCTTCGGCGAGGAGGCGGCCCGCGAGTCGTCCGACGCCGCGGACGCCGCCGCCCAGGACGAGGCTCCCGGCCCTGGCCGCCCGGGACCGGACGACGAGCAGGAGGCCGGGCCCGAGGAGCCGACGGCCCGCTGA
- a CDS encoding SprT-like domain-containing protein, translating to MVDAHGPVEVRRSRKRLRTVTAYREGDRTIVAIPARFTRAQEREWVARMLARLANQERRRRPSDAELMQRAVDLSARYLSGRAEPASVVWSSNQGRRWGSCTPSDRTIRISDRLRGMPSWVLDYVLLHELAHLLHAGHGPEFWAELDAYPRTARARGFLEGYSYGEEHADDAGRPLEDPVADAEAADDPTPGDLEQQN from the coding sequence ATCGTCGACGCCCACGGCCCGGTCGAGGTGCGCCGGTCCCGCAAGCGGCTGCGGACCGTCACCGCCTACCGCGAGGGCGACCGCACCATCGTGGCGATCCCGGCGCGGTTCACCCGGGCGCAGGAGCGCGAGTGGGTCGCGCGGATGCTCGCGCGGCTCGCGAACCAGGAGCGCCGGCGGCGCCCCTCGGACGCGGAGTTGATGCAGCGCGCGGTGGACCTGTCCGCCCGCTACCTGTCCGGGAGGGCCGAGCCGGCGAGCGTGGTGTGGTCATCGAACCAGGGCCGTCGATGGGGATCGTGCACCCCGTCCGACCGGACCATCCGGATCTCCGACCGGCTGCGCGGCATGCCGAGTTGGGTCCTTGACTACGTGCTGCTGCATGAGCTCGCGCACCTGCTGCACGCCGGCCACGGCCCGGAGTTCTGGGCCGAGCTCGACGCCTACCCCCGCACCGCGCGAGCCCGAGGGTTCCTGGAGGGCTACTCGTACGGCGAGGAGCACGCCGACGACGCTGGCCGTCCCCTGGAGGATCCCGTCGCCGACGCTGAGGCCGCGGACGATCCCACGCCCGGTGACCTGGAGCAGCAGAACTGA
- a CDS encoding DUF5679 domain-containing protein yields MAEKYTGEFYCVKCKEKRETEGDVVVSESGRKMAKGICPVCGTKLNRILGKA; encoded by the coding sequence ATGGCCGAGAAGTACACCGGTGAGTTCTACTGCGTGAAGTGCAAGGAGAAGCGCGAGACCGAGGGAGACGTCGTTGTCTCCGAGTCGGGCCGCAAGATGGCCAAGGGCATCTGCCCGGTGTGCGGCACCAAGCTGAACCGGATCCTCGGCAAGGCCTGA
- a CDS encoding ThiF family adenylyltransferase: protein MRLRPGLRVLRRGPAEVQIGADPRWAVRLVDLPASEVDLLLTLDHGGDLHALVGSAGRHGVSSARADRLTDALRSARLTSDGARRSGPPLRPGAAAEVEAWTLLREDGDGAAQVRARAARSVGVVGLGRVGLGAALTLATAGVGVILLDDDSWVTSLDVGPSGYRVSDVGGPRLVAAARAIRDISPETRLALPPGRAPDVILHVEHGAADPATAVALIASGVTHLSVVLREADACVGPFVVPGQGPCLRCLDLHRADADPAWPTVAAQLVMAPPRGMPTAGEPGVLAGVCAALAAAEVLAHLDGRTPRTCGSTIEVAMPDVLPRLREWEAHPQCGCASLPPASPPAPAVTPPDGA from the coding sequence ATGCGGCTGCGTCCCGGACTGCGGGTGCTGAGACGTGGTCCGGCAGAGGTGCAGATCGGCGCCGACCCCCGCTGGGCGGTACGCCTCGTTGACCTGCCCGCCTCGGAGGTCGACCTGCTGCTCACCCTCGACCACGGCGGCGACCTCCACGCCCTGGTCGGCTCCGCCGGGCGCCATGGCGTCTCCTCGGCTCGGGCGGACCGTCTCACCGACGCGCTGCGCTCTGCGCGCCTCACCTCCGACGGCGCACGGCGCTCGGGCCCGCCCTTACGGCCAGGGGCCGCCGCAGAGGTCGAGGCATGGACGCTGCTGCGAGAGGACGGCGACGGCGCCGCGCAGGTCCGCGCCCGGGCGGCCCGCTCCGTCGGCGTGGTCGGCCTGGGACGCGTCGGCCTCGGCGCCGCGCTCACACTCGCCACCGCAGGGGTGGGCGTCATCCTGCTCGACGACGACTCCTGGGTGACGTCCCTGGACGTGGGACCCTCCGGCTACCGGGTCAGCGACGTCGGCGGGCCGCGGCTCGTCGCAGCCGCCCGCGCCATCCGGGACATCTCCCCCGAGACGCGGCTCGCCCTTCCGCCAGGGCGAGCCCCGGACGTGATCCTGCATGTCGAGCATGGCGCGGCCGACCCGGCCACGGCCGTCGCCCTCATCGCGAGCGGCGTCACGCACCTGTCGGTGGTGCTGCGCGAGGCCGACGCCTGCGTCGGCCCCTTCGTCGTCCCCGGCCAGGGCCCCTGCCTCAGGTGCCTGGACCTGCACCGCGCCGACGCGGACCCCGCGTGGCCGACCGTGGCCGCCCAACTCGTCATGGCGCCGCCCCGCGGCATGCCGACCGCTGGGGAGCCCGGCGTCCTCGCCGGTGTCTGCGCTGCCCTGGCGGCCGCCGAGGTGCTGGCCCACCTGGACGGCAGGACCCCGCGCACCTGCGGCAGCACGATCGAGGTGGCGATGCCCGACGTGCTGCCGCGACTCCGCGAGTGGGAGGCGCACCCGCAGTGCGGATGCGCCTCCCTGCCCCCTGCCTCGCCCCCTGCGCCCGCCGTCACGCCTCCCGACGGCGCATAG
- a CDS encoding WhiB family transcriptional regulator, with amino-acid sequence MRLTSLLDTVNQGGSGPWPLAPAPTTADDQQQFDRMVAGLIPCRSNDPELWFAEQTAQVEQAKAMCRTCPIVEGCLAGALERAEPWGVWGGEVFVAGAVVAVKRGRGRPRKSAAPAA; translated from the coding sequence GTGCGGCTCACGTCGCTGCTCGACACGGTGAACCAGGGCGGATCAGGCCCGTGGCCCCTCGCGCCGGCGCCCACCACGGCGGACGACCAGCAGCAGTTCGACCGGATGGTGGCGGGCCTGATCCCGTGCCGTTCGAACGACCCCGAGCTCTGGTTCGCCGAGCAGACCGCCCAGGTGGAGCAGGCCAAGGCCATGTGCCGCACCTGCCCGATCGTCGAGGGCTGCCTCGCCGGGGCCCTTGAGCGGGCGGAGCCCTGGGGGGTCTGGGGCGGGGAGGTCTTCGTCGCAGGCGCCGTCGTCGCGGTCAAGCGCGGGCGGGGACGCCCGCGCAAGAGCGCGGCACCGGCCGCCTGA
- a CDS encoding ATP-dependent helicase gives MSADDLLDALDPDQREVALALTGPVCVLAGAGTGKTRAITHRIAYGVRTGVYRPTSVLAVTFTARAAGEMRTRLRDLGVAGVQARTFHAAALRQLGFFWPKVVGGAPPRILEHKAPVVAEAAQRLNLAVDRIGVRDLASEIEWSKVSLVTQDDYVRASTALDRPAPAGFDRQAVARLLDVYEQVKTERGVIDFEDVLLLLAALLESRGDVAAEVRAQYRHFVVDEYQDVSPLQQFLLDQWLGGRKEICVVGDPSQTIYSFTGATPHHLLTFSRTHPQAQVVRLVRDYRSTPQVVGLANRLLAKAPRGKAGGHAPLELVAHRPAGPPVGYVAYDDDDAEASGIAARIGKLIAAGTRPSEIAVLYRTNAQSEPIEQALASAGIGYQVRGGDRFFARRDVRDAILLLRGAGRAAGADEPMPQLARDVLLTVGWAPEPPAARGAARERWDAMQALVALADDLAAAAEREGRQAMLPDLVAELDERASTQHAPTVEGVTLASLHAAKGLEWDAVFLAGMSEGLMPISLAETDAAIAEERRLLYVGITRAREHLELSYARSRNPGGRASRRRTRFLDGLWAGDDRPAPRIARHPSPVPPEDVDRDLLARLMEWRASVATETAKPAYTVLNEAALMGIAARRPASIAELARVNGIGPAKIDRFGATLLSIVAGGESR, from the coding sequence ATGTCTGCCGACGACCTTCTCGATGCCCTCGACCCCGACCAGCGTGAGGTGGCCCTCGCCCTGACCGGTCCGGTGTGCGTTCTCGCGGGAGCCGGCACCGGAAAGACCCGGGCCATCACCCACCGCATCGCCTACGGGGTGCGCACGGGCGTCTACCGGCCCACCTCGGTGCTCGCCGTGACGTTCACGGCCCGGGCCGCGGGGGAGATGCGCACCCGGCTGCGGGACCTGGGGGTCGCCGGGGTGCAGGCCCGCACGTTCCACGCCGCCGCGTTGCGCCAGCTCGGCTTCTTCTGGCCCAAGGTGGTCGGCGGCGCGCCCCCGCGGATCCTCGAGCACAAGGCCCCGGTGGTCGCGGAGGCCGCCCAGCGCCTCAACCTGGCCGTCGATCGGATCGGGGTGCGCGACCTCGCCTCCGAGATCGAGTGGTCGAAGGTCTCCCTGGTCACCCAGGACGACTATGTGCGCGCCAGCACCGCGCTGGACCGTCCCGCGCCCGCCGGCTTCGACCGGCAGGCCGTGGCACGGCTGCTCGACGTCTACGAGCAGGTCAAGACCGAGCGCGGGGTCATCGACTTCGAGGACGTGCTGCTGCTGCTCGCCGCGTTGCTGGAGAGCCGCGGCGACGTCGCCGCGGAGGTCCGCGCCCAGTACCGGCACTTCGTGGTCGACGAGTACCAGGACGTCTCGCCGCTGCAGCAGTTCCTGCTGGACCAGTGGCTGGGCGGCCGCAAGGAGATCTGCGTGGTGGGCGACCCCAGCCAGACGATCTACTCGTTCACGGGCGCCACGCCGCACCACCTGCTCACCTTCTCCCGCACCCACCCCCAGGCCCAGGTGGTGCGCCTGGTCCGGGACTACCGGTCGACGCCGCAGGTCGTGGGGCTCGCCAACCGGCTGCTCGCGAAGGCCCCGCGCGGGAAGGCGGGCGGCCACGCGCCGCTCGAGCTCGTCGCCCACCGGCCGGCGGGGCCGCCCGTGGGGTACGTGGCGTACGACGACGACGACGCCGAGGCCTCCGGCATCGCCGCCCGGATCGGGAAGCTGATCGCCGCGGGGACCCGCCCCAGCGAGATCGCGGTGCTCTACCGGACCAACGCGCAGTCGGAGCCGATCGAGCAGGCGCTCGCCTCCGCAGGCATCGGGTACCAGGTGCGCGGCGGCGACCGGTTCTTCGCCCGCCGGGACGTGCGCGACGCGATCTTGCTGCTGCGCGGCGCCGGCCGTGCGGCCGGCGCCGACGAGCCCATGCCGCAGCTGGCGCGCGACGTGCTCCTGACGGTCGGCTGGGCGCCGGAGCCGCCCGCGGCCCGCGGCGCAGCGCGCGAGCGGTGGGACGCCATGCAGGCGCTCGTGGCGCTCGCGGACGACCTGGCCGCGGCCGCTGAGCGCGAGGGACGGCAGGCGATGCTCCCGGACCTCGTCGCCGAGCTCGACGAGCGCGCGTCGACCCAGCACGCCCCCACCGTCGAGGGAGTCACCCTGGCGTCGTTGCACGCCGCGAAGGGCCTCGAGTGGGACGCGGTCTTCCTCGCGGGGATGAGCGAAGGGCTGATGCCCATCTCGCTCGCGGAGACGGACGCGGCCATCGCCGAGGAGCGCCGGCTGCTGTACGTCGGCATCACGCGGGCGCGGGAGCATCTCGAGCTGTCCTACGCCCGTTCCCGGAACCCCGGCGGCCGCGCCTCGCGTCGACGCACCCGGTTCCTGGACGGGCTGTGGGCCGGTGACGACCGCCCGGCGCCGCGGATCGCACGGCACCCGTCACCCGTCCCGCCCGAGGACGTCGACCGGGACCTGCTCGCGCGGCTCATGGAGTGGCGCGCGTCCGTGGCCACCGAGACCGCGAAGCCTGCCTACACGGTGCTGAACGAGGCCGCGCTCATGGGCATCGCGGCCCGGCGCCCCGCCTCGATCGCGGAGCTGGCGCGGGTCAACGGCATCGGCCCGGCGAAGATCGACCGGTTCGGGGCGACATTGCTGTCGATCGTCGCCGGCGGGGAGTCCCGCTAG
- a CDS encoding mycoredoxin: MSTQAPDAGTITMYSTTWCGYCRRLKTQLDSAGIAYTEVNIEEHPDAAAFVEKANGGNQTVPTVLFPDGTSATNPSLAEVRSRLGL, encoded by the coding sequence ATGAGCACGCAGGCCCCCGACGCCGGGACGATCACGATGTACTCGACCACCTGGTGCGGCTACTGCCGCCGCCTCAAGACCCAGCTCGACTCCGCGGGCATCGCCTACACCGAGGTCAACATCGAGGAGCACCCCGACGCGGCGGCGTTCGTCGAGAAGGCCAACGGCGGCAACCAGACCGTCCCGACCGTCCTGTTCCCGGACGGCACCTCGGCGACCAACCCGTCCCTGGCCGAGGTGCGCTCCCGCCTGGGCCTCTGA
- the nudC gene encoding NAD(+) diphosphatase, with product MNAAELPLARTRTDRAADVRSRPGLMSSLLTNPTTRVLLVHSGSVATRVGPRGRPELMLLGPGEAAVLAPGGGYSEGWVFLGYDDVDGLPGLAPHESRPEGAVAYLARLVSDRATAVLLGGDRWTPLRDVGVDLSARDAGLATTAVALEGWHALHRNCPRCGAPTRPESGGWTRRCVEDGSEHYPRTDPAVIMAVVDDADRLLLGHGALWPVNRFSTLAGFVEPGESIEHAVRREVREETGVVVGDVEYRGSQPWPFPASLMLGFRATALSTDITVDGEEVTEARWFARLELRAAVRSGSVQLPSRTSIARALIEEWYGSELPDAL from the coding sequence GTGAATGCCGCCGAGCTCCCCCTGGCCCGGACCCGCACGGACCGGGCAGCGGACGTCAGGTCGCGCCCGGGCCTGATGTCCTCGCTGCTGACCAATCCGACCACCCGTGTGCTGCTGGTGCACTCCGGGTCCGTCGCCACCCGCGTGGGCCCGCGTGGCCGGCCCGAGCTGATGCTGCTCGGCCCGGGCGAGGCCGCGGTGCTCGCACCAGGAGGCGGCTACTCCGAGGGGTGGGTCTTCCTCGGGTACGACGACGTGGACGGGCTTCCCGGCCTCGCCCCGCACGAGTCGCGGCCCGAGGGCGCCGTCGCGTACCTGGCCCGCCTGGTCTCCGATCGGGCGACGGCGGTGCTGCTCGGCGGGGACCGGTGGACGCCGCTACGCGACGTGGGCGTCGACCTCTCCGCGCGTGACGCGGGCTTGGCGACGACGGCGGTCGCGCTCGAGGGGTGGCACGCGCTTCACCGGAACTGCCCGCGCTGCGGCGCGCCGACCCGGCCCGAGAGCGGCGGCTGGACGCGCCGCTGCGTGGAGGACGGCAGCGAGCACTACCCGCGCACGGACCCGGCCGTGATCATGGCCGTGGTCGACGACGCGGACCGATTGCTGCTGGGGCATGGCGCGCTCTGGCCGGTGAACCGGTTCTCGACCCTCGCGGGCTTCGTCGAGCCCGGCGAGTCGATCGAGCACGCCGTGCGACGCGAGGTGCGCGAGGAGACGGGCGTGGTCGTCGGCGACGTCGAGTACCGGGGGAGCCAGCCGTGGCCGTTCCCCGCCTCGCTGATGCTGGGCTTCCGCGCCACGGCCTTGTCGACCGACATCACGGTGGACGGCGAGGAGGTCACGGAGGCACGGTGGTTCGCGCGCCTCGAGCTGCGGGCCGCCGTGCGATCGGGCTCGGTGCAACTGCCGAGCCGCACCTCGATCGCCCGTGCCCTGATCGAGGAGTGGTACGGCTCGGAGCTGCCCGACGCGCTGTGA
- a CDS encoding macrolide 2'-phosphotransferase, which yields MPRSPLALAALATVAVPGLDAYNAYPAAGTGGDYDAAVVIDSTSRRWVVRAPVHPAAGAALEAEVELLEALAAEVDAERLPFDVPRTTGFAHLPEGGRAVVYPEVPGTPLRLETLGPGPGLAASLGRAIAALHELPTSLVENAGLPVYDAEAYRRRRQSEVDEAARTGKVPPSLLRRWEERLEDVAMWRFRPTIVHGDLTTEHVLTAGGAVTGILDWSDAKVADPADDLSWLLVAAPQEAVDSIMEAYQLRRTELIDPHLAERALLAGELALARWLLYGVRSGQDDVVADAVQMLVELDAHTQEPEGADALS from the coding sequence GTGCCACGCTCCCCTCTTGCCCTCGCCGCCCTGGCGACGGTCGCCGTGCCCGGCCTCGACGCCTACAACGCCTATCCCGCCGCCGGGACGGGTGGCGACTACGACGCTGCCGTCGTCATCGACTCGACCAGCCGGCGCTGGGTGGTGCGAGCACCCGTCCACCCCGCGGCCGGCGCCGCCCTGGAGGCGGAGGTCGAGCTGCTTGAAGCGCTCGCCGCAGAGGTCGACGCGGAGCGCCTGCCGTTCGACGTCCCCCGCACCACCGGGTTCGCGCACCTGCCCGAGGGCGGCCGTGCGGTCGTCTACCCCGAGGTGCCGGGCACACCGCTGCGCTTGGAGACGCTCGGCCCGGGTCCCGGCCTCGCCGCGTCGCTCGGCCGGGCCATCGCCGCGCTGCACGAGCTCCCGACGTCCCTGGTCGAGAACGCGGGCCTGCCGGTGTACGACGCCGAGGCCTACCGTCGCCGCCGCCAGTCCGAGGTGGACGAGGCCGCGCGCACGGGCAAGGTCCCGCCGTCGCTGCTGCGGCGCTGGGAGGAGCGCCTCGAGGACGTCGCGATGTGGCGGTTCCGCCCCACGATCGTCCACGGCGACCTCACCACCGAGCACGTCCTGACCGCCGGCGGCGCGGTGACCGGGATCCTCGACTGGAGCGACGCGAAGGTGGCCGACCCGGCCGACGACCTGTCGTGGCTGCTGGTGGCCGCCCCGCAGGAGGCCGTGGACTCCATCATGGAGGCCTACCAGCTGCGCCGCACCGAGCTCATCGACCCGCACCTCGCCGAGCGCGCGCTGCTCGCCGGCGAGCTGGCCCTCGCCCGCTGGCTGCTCTACGGGGTGCGCTCTGGCCAGGACGACGTCGTGGCGGACGCGGTGCAGATGCTCGTCGAGCTGGACGCCCACACGCAGGAGCCCGAGGGCGCCGACGCGCTGAGCTGA